A single window of Actinoallomurus bryophytorum DNA harbors:
- a CDS encoding DUF6932 family protein: MPGARASHGDNLGIQEEPGVLASGVTPAFGTDGHLPCGRYRVDMEAAYDLLVGADRFKSSATRPHLWRNLTIYLLVFDDLEREYAGILGGCSIIHNLWIGGSFVSTKNEPDDIDLTVFTDAEAIDALKNKPGSGWIKDAFNRDKIQVRYGLDPHQVNYVAVPRVFRPTDMTLRERDYFRDRGRFDDWWQRTHPPGTVDKQAPTVESCVPARGYLEVTL; this comes from the coding sequence ATGCCTGGCGCCAGAGCGTCTCATGGAGACAATCTCGGCATTCAGGAGGAGCCTGGCGTGCTTGCATCTGGTGTCACACCCGCATTCGGAACGGACGGACATCTGCCGTGCGGCCGGTACCGGGTCGACATGGAAGCCGCGTACGACCTTCTGGTCGGTGCTGACCGTTTTAAAAGCTCGGCGACCAGGCCGCACCTTTGGCGCAACCTCACGATATACCTACTGGTCTTTGATGACCTCGAACGTGAGTACGCCGGCATCCTAGGCGGCTGCTCGATCATCCATAACCTGTGGATCGGTGGCAGCTTCGTCAGCACCAAGAACGAGCCCGACGACATCGACCTCACCGTGTTCACCGATGCCGAAGCCATCGATGCGCTCAAAAACAAGCCGGGGTCGGGCTGGATCAAGGATGCCTTTAACCGAGACAAGATCCAGGTTAGGTATGGACTCGATCCCCACCAGGTGAACTACGTGGCGGTCCCGAGGGTATTCAGACCTACTGACATGACTCTGCGAGAACGCGACTACTTCAGGGACCGGGGACGGTTCGATGACTGGTGGCAGCGAACTCATCCGCCGGGAACGGTGGACAAGCAAGCCCCGACGGTGGAGTCTTGCGTTCCGGCGAGGGGATACCTGGAGGTGACCCTGTGA
- a CDS encoding helix-turn-helix domain-containing protein, with protein sequence MDPDSERRSFGRYIRERRESAGLTQGELGAAVGASQPTVSTWERGESWPNGDNALRLSEALEVSLKRLLVEWHGLVDPVERAIVKSSLTRKEQDSLLAAYGVLAGRDSITAASLLRAQDDPRED encoded by the coding sequence ATGGATCCAGATTCAGAACGTAGATCATTCGGGCGGTACATCAGGGAGCGCAGAGAGTCGGCTGGCTTAACGCAAGGGGAGTTGGGGGCCGCGGTGGGTGCCAGCCAGCCGACGGTGTCGACGTGGGAGCGCGGAGAGAGTTGGCCGAACGGGGATAATGCTCTCCGTTTGTCTGAAGCTCTCGAGGTCAGCCTAAAACGCCTCCTCGTGGAGTGGCATGGATTGGTCGATCCCGTGGAACGGGCGATCGTCAAATCCAGCCTGACGCGAAAGGAACAGGATTCACTCTTGGCCGCTTACGGAGTCCTCGCCGGCCGCGACTCGATCACTGCGGCATCACTCCTACGTGCTCAGGACGATCCCCGGGAAGACTGA